Proteins from one Cryptomeria japonica chromosome 4, Sugi_1.0, whole genome shotgun sequence genomic window:
- the LOC131065422 gene encoding putative leucine-rich repeat receptor-like serine/threonine-protein kinase At2g24130, with protein MEIAEGMEYLHHYCSVQVIHCDLKPSNVLLGDDMTSCIADFGLSSLIFGNSVDSLTSTNALKGSIGYIAPEYGIGGQLTTKGDVYSYGILILELLTKRRPTDDMFIEGMNLQKWVELHFLNRISIVLDNCLLLDVPESDRSMVMECLTQFIEIGLFCTRESPSERPDMIEIVDRLNTIRGTFLGTPKTIQLPVDISPFIDNTRGINMSGPGNRGSSSTSTS; from the exons ATGGAGATAGCAGAAGGAATGGAATACCTTCACCATTATTGCTCTGTTCAAGTTATTCATTGTGACCTCAAGCCCAGCAATGTCCTATTAGGAGATGATATGACTTCTTGCATAGCAGATTTTGGCCTTTCCAGTCTTATTTTTGGAAATTCAGTGGATTCTTTGACTTCTACAAATGCACTTAAAGGATCTATTGGCTACATTGCACCAG AGTATGGAATAGGTGGACAACTTACTACAAAAGGAGATGTATACAGTTATGGAATTTTAATTTTAGAGTTGTTGACAAAGAGGAGACCAACAGATGATAtgttcattgaaggaatgaatctACAAAAATGGGTAGAACTGCATTTTCTAAATAGAATCTCAATTGTACTGGATAATTGCCTACTTCTAGATGTTCCTGAATCAGACAGATCAATGGTAATGGAATGTCTAACTCAATTTATAGAAATTGGGTTGTTTTGTACAAGGGAGTCACCTTCCGAGCGCCCTGATATGATTGAGATAGTTGATAGATTAAATACAATCAGAGGTACATTTCTTGGTACACCTAAAACTATTCAATTACCAGTAGATATCTCGCCTTTTATTGACAATACAAGAGGTATAAATATGAGTGGTCCAGGAAATAGGGGAAGTTCGTCTACATCTACATCCTAA
- the LOC131875070 gene encoding LRR receptor-like serine/threonine-protein kinase FLS2: MKMIPLLLFCCLSALAKPSNYSDQQALMAFKSAISLDPFNSLSDWSPNHTICNWSGVTCSSRRQCVVSLNLTDMGLAGPISPFLGNLSFLRVLDLYNNSLGGHIPYQLGRLFRLTWLRLSYNNLEGPIPSSLGSCHSLQSLILPYNNLSGSIPSEISLLSNLEVIGLAANKLTGIIPPFFGNMSLLIGIDFAENKLQGGIPAELGMLNQLKWLNLFSNNLIGTIPVALSNCTRLYMLQLCQNHLNGPIPWEFGRLSELQYVYLWGNQLTGEIPSSVGNWTHLRKLDLSANQLSGTVPLEFGKMQQLRRFILKQNHLVSGSSGLSILTVLTNCSSLEVLDFGSNYLTGVLPTSIGRLSNSLYVLELYSNEIGGNIADEISNLTSLATANLAANRFNGTIPYALSKLPNLETLVLGANNLQGRIPESFGHLKRLGFLALNENMLSGKIPDSLGDLPQLRDLFLQHNLLSGKIPGSLGRCKTLQTVDLAHNKLTGNIPPEFVGLQNLQFYFNVSGNLLQGSILEVSKMVMVLAIDVSQNNFSGRIPSALASCEGLEYLNLSWNAFEGPIPASLADLQNLQYMDLSCNNLSGTIPVAFKNMKMLQHLNLSSNRLTGEVPKGGAFATLDASEIMGNLGLCGGWLNLPLCSHSNHKQPLVSKKVIISVVIGIAILIMSLLLVAFSYRYKHFRTPALKVWPPKISYKELVDATNGFGDENLLGTGS, encoded by the coding sequence ATGAAGATGATTCCTCTGCTTCTCTTTTGCTGTCTCTCTGCGCTGGCAAAGCCTTCTAATTATTCTGATCAACAAGCTCTCATGGCTTTCAAATCTGCAATCTCTCTCGATCCATTTAATTCCTTGTCAGATTGGTCTCCAAACCACACCATCTGCAATTGGAGTGGTGTTACCTGCTCTTCTCGTCGACAGTGTGTGGTTTCCTTGAATCTCACAGATATGGGATTAGCTGGCCCAATCTCTCCCTTTCTGGGAAATCTTTCCTTCCTTAGAGTACTTGATCTCTATAATAATAGCTTGGGTGGCCATATTCCATATCAGCTTGGAAGGCTATTTCGCTTGACCTGGCTTCGACTGTCTTATAACAATTTGGAAGGTCCCATTCCATCTTCTCTAGGAAGCTGTCATTCTCTACAATCTCTCATACTGCCGTATAACAATTTAAGTGGAAGCATTCCCTCTGAAATTAGTCTTCTTTCAAATTTAGAAGTCATAGGATTAGCAGCAAACAAATTGACAGGTATTATCCCACCTTTCTTCGGAAACATGTCCCTTCTAATTGGCATTGACTTCGCCGAAAATAAACTCCAAGGTGGTATTCCTGCTGAGTTGGGAATGCTTAATCAGCTAAAATGGCTTAAtcttttcagcaacaacttaataGGGACAATCCCCGTTGCCCTTTCAAATTGCACTCGTCTCTATATGTTGCAGCTATGTCAGAACCACTTAAACGGCCCAATTCCATGGGAGTTTGGAAGGTTGTCAGAGTTGCAATATGTGTATTTGTGGGGAAACCAACTCACTGGAGAAATTCCCAGCTCAGTGGGTAATTGGACTCACCTCCGAAAACTGGATTTGAGTGCGAACCAACTGAGCGGCACAGTGCCCCTGGAATTCGGGAAGATGCAGCAGCTGAGACGGTTCATTttgaagcaaaatcatttggtgaGTGGAAGTAGTGGTTTGTCTATACTAACAGTGTTAACTAATTGTTCCAGCTTGGAAGTACTTGATTTCGGATCAAATTATCTCACTGGCGTCTTGCCCACTTCAATTGGTCGCCTTTCAAATTCACTCTATGTTTTAGAATTGTACTCAAATGAAATTGGGGGGAACATTGCAGATGAGATTAGTAACCTCACCAGCTTGGCGACAGCAAACTTAGCAGCAAACCGATTCAATGGGACCATTCCCTATGCACTCAGTAAACTTCCAAACCTTGAAACATTAGTTTTGGGCGCAAACAATTTACAGGGAAGAATTCCAGAAAGTTTTGGCCACTTAAAAAGGCTTGGATTCTTGGCACTCAACGAGAACATGCTTTCAGGGAAAATTCCAGATAGTCTTGGCGACCTTCCACAATTAAGAGACCTTTTTCTTCAGCACAATCTACTATCAGGGAAAATACCTGGCAGTTTAGGAAGGTGCAAGACTTTGCAAACGGTGGACTTGGCCCACAACAAACTAACAGGAAACATTCCCCCTGAATTTGTAGGTCTTCAAAATCTCCAGTTCTACTTCAACGTTTCCGGAAATTTGTTGCAAGGTTCTATTTTGGAAGTGAGCAAAATGGTTATGGTTTTGGCTATAGATGTTTCTCAAAACAATTTCTCAGGTCGCATTCCGAGTGCACTGGCAAGCTGTGAGGGCTTGGAATATCTAAATCTTTCTTGGAATGCATTTGAGGGGCCAATCCCAGCATCCCTAGCAGATCTGCAAAATCTACAGTACATGGATCTGTCTTGCAATAATTTGTCAGGTACAATACCGGTGGCTTTCAAAAATATGAAAATGCTCCAACATCTCAACCTCTCTTCAAACAGGTTGACTGGCGAGGTCCCAAAGGGAGGGGCTTTTGCAACACTTGATGCCTCGGAAATTATGGGAAATCTTGGCCTCTGTGGTGGATGGCTAAACTTGCCACTATGCTCTCATTCCAATCACAAACAACCATTAGTCTCCAAAAAGGTGATTATTTCCGTTGTAATAGGCATTGCAATTTTGATCATGTCTCTTCTATTGGTagccttttcctatagatacaaACATTTCCGTACCCCTGCTCTCAAGGTATGGCCTCCAAAAATTTCATATAAAGAACTGGTAGATGCAACTAATGGGTTCGGTGATGAAAACCTTTTAGGAACTGGTAGTTAA